A region of Hydrogenimonas cancrithermarum DNA encodes the following proteins:
- a CDS encoding heat shock protein transcriptional repressor HspR has protein sequence MHSYDEPVYLISVVAKVLNIHPQTLRQYEREGLIEPSRTQGRMRLYSQRDIDRIKLILRLTRELGVNLAGVDIIMQLKEKIDAMQKEIDSLREELEKANNDTVIPSHRAIIAKNNYEIIIFEEE, from the coding sequence TTGATCAGTGTAGTGGCGAAGGTGTTGAATATCCATCCCCAGACACTCAGGCAGTATGAGAGGGAAGGGCTTATCGAGCCTTCACGGACACAGGGGCGTATGCGTCTCTACTCACAGCGCGATATCGATCGTATCAAACTGATTTTACGTCTGACGCGCGAATTGGGTGTCAACCTTGCGGGTGTGGATATCATCATGCAGCTCAAAGAGAAGATCGATGCGATGCAAAAAGAGATCGACTCGTTGAGAGAAGAGCTCGAGAAAGCCAACAACGATACGGTCATTCCGAGTCATCGTGCCATTATCGCCAAAAACAACTACGAAATCATCATCTTCGAAGAGGAGTAG